AGAATTTACCAAAAGGAGAACATAGAATTCAGTTCACAGGACCCGAGTTTTTTAATCCAGGAACTATCAATTTTCAAATGATACTCTTAACTGTTTTAAGAGAAATTGACTTTTCCAAAGGGTTTAGAATTTCCTATACTTTTGACGAAAAGTACAATATGTACATCTCATCAATTTGGTTAACTAAAAGATAACTTGAACTACAACAAAAAACAAATTTAAGGTTGTGGTGTAGTCAGAAAAAATAGAGTAAATAAAAGGATGGACTTCTGTTCATCTTTTTGGTTGTTAATTTTATTCTTTTTTGGGAGCAAATAGATAAATCCAGATTAAACGAGATAGCTTAAAGTTTACACCTACCAATAACAGAGATAGTAATACAATTAAACCGAAGCTTAAAAACCATTCTAATTGTAAGAACAACCTAAAAATGATAAAAGCGGCTATACTTTCAGCTACAATTAAACCATAGCTTACATACATGGCTCCAAAAAAGAAACCAGGCTCTTTTTCATAAACAAAATCGCAATGAGAACAACTCTTTTCCATTTTTCCAATTTTGAACAAGTTAAAAACAGTGTTTTTAAATACTTTTCCTTTGTTACATCTTGGGCATTTATTAGAAAGTAAAGCTATAACTGATTTCATATGATTTAAATTTGTGCAAAGGTATGATGCTGTGTTTTGGAAAATGTTATCCATAAGTTGCTTAAATTTGTCTAATTAAGACATTTCTGTATGATTCCGATTTTAAATATTGAAAATTTTCAACCTTCTATAGCAATTGAAGATTACTTTTATAGCAATGAGTTAGATGTCCATTTAAAAAGAAACGAACGCTATTTTAGTCAACCACATAAACATAGTTTCTATTTATGTGTATTGATAATTGAAGGGGAAGGGAAACATGAAATAGATTTTACTACCTATGAGGTAAAACCAGGACGGGTGTTTTTCTTAAAACCAGGGCAATCTCATTTTTGGAGTTTTACATCTTCGGTAAAAGGATTTATCTTTTTTCATACACTAGAGTTTTTTAGGTTGAGTATGAGTGAATTGAATTTGAATGAGTTTCCTTTTTATACCTTACATGAGTCTTTGATTGATTTACCCAAAAACAAAATAGCCTCCTTTAGTACATCCTTTCAAAGAATTAATGAAGAATATCATACCGATGAAATTTTAAAAAGAGCCTCCTTACTGAGTTTGGTAAACCTACTCTATATAGATTTTATGAGGCTATATAATCAAGAAAATACACCACAGCCCAAACAAACGGTAAACAACATTATCGTTATTCATAAGTTAGATGATTTGATTACTACACATTTTAAAGAACATAAAAAAGCAGCATTTTATGCCGACAAATTACATATGTCGGTAAGGCATTTAAATAGAATTTCTAAGGAAGTCTTAGACAAGACCGTTACGGATTTATTGTATGAGAAAGTAGTATTAGAAGCAAAACGATTATTGGTACATTCAAAACAACAACTAACCGATATTGCTTATGAATTAGGCTTTGAAAACTATTCGCATTTTTCTAAGTTTTTTAAACTTAAAACTGGTGAAAGTCCAACTGCTTTTAGAAAACGTTATTAACATAGGGATCTTATTTTTTTGTTGTTTACGAGCCGTTAGTAAAGAAAAGCTTACCAACTATTGAATTCAAAAATAGTTTGGACATGGTTGAAAACTTCGGTTTTTAATTGTTTGGAAGTAAGTGGTTTGATATTATTCTTTCTTTATATTTACCGATCTTAAAAAGCAACACACAACTATGGACAACCTGTCTTTTATCAATATTATTATTGGTATAGCTCTTATTATTTTTATTTTTTTCAATAAGCATAATTTGGGTAAAAACGTATACGCTAAACTTGCTATCATAGGGGTGATTAGTATTTTTACCTTATCGGCGTTGTCTGATTATCTCATGACGTTAGGTGCTACTCTTCGTTATAGTATATTTACCTATATAGCATTGCTAGTATCGCATTTAATAGGATTTTTTTTATTACTATTCGTTTCTGCCATTACAGGGCAAACCAGCCATCTTAAAACCATTATAATTGCTGTTATTGGAGTTACTGTAGTAAGAGTATTGCTTATTTATTCTTTGATCACAGGGTTTCTAATAAAACAAGATGCATCTAATATTGATAATTTAGCAGAAGCCAATACTAAGCTACCAATAATACTTGCTAATACAGATGAGTTTATAATGGCAGCTTTCAATTTAATATTAACAATTATAGCCTATAAAACATTAAAAAAGGCGCCGTTAATTGTCGATTTAGGTTCGAGTAAAGCACTGTATTATAAATGGGGAAAAATTATCTTAGTTTTTTCAATAGTGCTCTATACAATTGTGCTTTTAAATACAGTACTGCTGTCTTTTAATAGAGATAATTTAGAGCATATTTTATTTGTAGAAAAGATATTAAAATCGATATTTTTTATTTTTCTAATTATATCGATGATGTATTTTCCTGTGTTTGCTTATTCAGGTAAATATGAAGATTTACCATCTTTGTATGAAATAGATAAAGAAAAGTATAAAGGATCTACTTTAATTGATTCACTAGCACTTTTTAATGAGATAGATACTTTAGTTCGAGATGAAAAATTATACCTTGATTCTGAATTAAAGATGGATAAGGTTTCTAAAAAACTAGCAAGACCAATTCCGCATATCTCTCAAGCCATTAATGAGAACACGCAGAATAGTTTTCCAGATTATATCAATTCTTTTAGAATAGAAGAAGCTAAGAAGAAACTGTTAGTGGAAAATCCTGATACCATTTTTGCTATTGCTATAGACATAGGTTTTAACAACAAGACTACTTTTTACAATGCATTTAAGAAGTATACAGACATGACGCCTACACAATATAGAAAGCAATTTAGAAAAGAAAAGGACGCTTAGTTGGGTATCTTACTTCATAACTATTAAAGTTTTAGTTTTTTACAAAACTAGTGCTTCCTATGAAACTTCAATAAATCCATATTCCTATAGGAATGGGATACTATAAACTTATTCTTTCTTAAAAAAGAAATTCAATTCTCTCTCTTAATTAATGTTTTAGAAACCATTTGTTGATGGTTTTTTGAAGGAGGAATGAAGAGATTAGTTACTTAAATACCAGAAAACGGAAATAAAAAGGGGTCATTTAAATGATTACTTCATCCTATAGTGATAAGACCTCAATGAACTGTTTTTTCAAGGGATTGTTGGTGATTTGTTAGGTGTAAACAATTATAAAAATGAACTTATTTTTTGTGTTAGTATTGTAAAACTGAACTTTTTATTAAAGAAGGGAAGCTAATTTTAATCCGAAATTATTTAATTATAAATTAACCCTTCAGAAATGAAAAACAATTATTTAAAGGCGATGGTCCTTTCGTCTGTTCTTCTAGGAACGAGTTATCAAGTACAAGCACAGAACAAACAAGAAGTAGAATCTATACGTGGCAGTTATGATTTAAAAAAACTACAAAGATTAAGTAGTAATTTTCAAAAAGAAAGCAACAATAAAAAAGAAGAAGCTTATAAAATAGCTAAACAAAAAGGATGGGAAACTACCATCTTTAAAAAGGATGGTACCTATATGGAACTTCAAGAAGTTGTAGATGGTAAACCTATTTATTATACAACATTTAATGTAGACGCGGCAAAATCAACAAGAACAAATCACTTACACAAAGGTGGTTCATTAGGCTTAAATTTATTTGGTCAAGGAATGAAAGCCTATGTATGGGATGGGGGAGTACCCAACAAAGACCATCAAGAATATGATGGAACTGGAGGAAACAATAGAGTATCTGTAGGTGATGGATCTTCTACTTTGAACTTTCATGCAGAGCATGTAACGGCTACTATTGTAGCGTCAGGAAAAGTGGCGAAAGCAAA
The sequence above is a segment of the Tenacibaculum sp. 190130A14a genome. Coding sequences within it:
- a CDS encoding AraC family transcriptional regulator, whose product is MDNLSFINIIIGIALIIFIFFNKHNLGKNVYAKLAIIGVISIFTLSALSDYLMTLGATLRYSIFTYIALLVSHLIGFFLLLFVSAITGQTSHLKTIIIAVIGVTVVRVLLIYSLITGFLIKQDASNIDNLAEANTKLPIILANTDEFIMAAFNLILTIIAYKTLKKAPLIVDLGSSKALYYKWGKIILVFSIVLYTIVLLNTVLLSFNRDNLEHILFVEKILKSIFFIFLIISMMYFPVFAYSGKYEDLPSLYEIDKEKYKGSTLIDSLALFNEIDTLVRDEKLYLDSELKMDKVSKKLARPIPHISQAINENTQNSFPDYINSFRIEEAKKKLLVENPDTIFAIAIDIGFNNKTTFYNAFKKYTDMTPTQYRKQFRKEKDA
- a CDS encoding helix-turn-helix transcriptional regulator, with product MIPILNIENFQPSIAIEDYFYSNELDVHLKRNERYFSQPHKHSFYLCVLIIEGEGKHEIDFTTYEVKPGRVFFLKPGQSHFWSFTSSVKGFIFFHTLEFFRLSMSELNLNEFPFYTLHESLIDLPKNKIASFSTSFQRINEEYHTDEILKRASLLSLVNLLYIDFMRLYNQENTPQPKQTVNNIIVIHKLDDLITTHFKEHKKAAFYADKLHMSVRHLNRISKEVLDKTVTDLLYEKVVLEAKRLLVHSKQQLTDIAYELGFENYSHFSKFFKLKTGESPTAFRKRY
- a CDS encoding DUF983 domain-containing protein, whose amino-acid sequence is MKSVIALLSNKCPRCNKGKVFKNTVFNLFKIGKMEKSCSHCDFVYEKEPGFFFGAMYVSYGLIVAESIAAFIIFRLFLQLEWFLSFGLIVLLSLLLVGVNFKLSRLIWIYLFAPKKE